From a single Sparus aurata chromosome 13, fSpaAur1.1, whole genome shotgun sequence genomic region:
- the ilk gene encoding scaffold protein ILK, whose translation MDDIFTQCREGNSVAVRLWLDNTENDLNLGDDHGFSPLHWACREGRSGVVDMLIMRGARINVMNRGDDTPLHLAASHGHRDIVAKLIQCKADPNTVNEHGNTPLHYACFWGQDEVAEDLVTSGAQVCVCNRYGQTPLDKAKPHLKQLLQEKAEKMGQSMTKVPYKETFWKGTMRTRPRNGTLNKQAGIDYKQLSLLAKINENQSGELWQGRWQGDEIIVKVLQVRDWTTRKSRDFNEEHPKLRIFSHPNILPVLGACQAPPSPHPIIITHYMPYGSLFNILHQGTTLVVDQSQAVKFALDIASGMAFLHTLEPMVSRLYLNSKHVMIDEDMTARISMADAKLSFQCPGRMYSPAWMAPEALQKRPEDINRRSADMWSFAVLLWELVTREVPFADLSHMEIGMKVALEGLRPTIPPGISPHICKLMRLCMNEDPAKRPKFDMIVPILEKMQDK comes from the exons ATGGACGACATCTTCACGCAGTGTCGGGAGGGGAACTCTGTGGCTGTCCGGCTGTGGTTGGACAACACCGAGAACGACCTCAACTTGGG TGACGACCACGGCTTCAGCCCCCTCCACTGGGCGTGCAGGGAAGGGAGGAGCGGCGTCGTCGACATGCTCATCATGAGAGGCGCTCGGATCAACGTGATGAACCGGGGAGACGACACCCCGCTGCATCTCGCCGCCAGTCACGGACACCGAGACATCGTGGCGAAG CTGATCCAGTGCAAGGCCGACCCTAATACAGTCAACGAGCACGGGAACACGCCGCTCCACTATGCCTGCTTCTGGGGCCAAGACGAGGTGGCAGAG gACTTGGTGACCAGTGGTGcccaggtgtgtgtatgtaacaGATATGGACAGACACCCCTGGACAAGGCCAAGCCACATCTTAAACAGCTGCTGCAAG AAAAGGCAGAGAAAATGGGCCAGAGTATGACCAAAGTCCCCTATAAGGAGACTTTCTGGAAGGGCACCATGCGAACACGACCTC GCAACGGTACCCTCAACAAGCAGGCCGGTATTGATTATAAGCAGCTTTCGCTCCTGGCAAAGATCAATGAGAACCAGTCTGGAGAG TTATGGCAGGGGCGGTGGCAAGGGGACGAGATCATTGTGAAGGTTCTGCAGGTGAGAGACTGGACCACCAGGAAGAGCAGAGACTTCAACGAGGAGCATCCGAAACTCAG GATCTTTTCTCATCCAAACATTCTGCCCGTGCTTGGAGCTTGTCAGGCACCTCCATCCCCTCACCCCATCATCATCACCCACTACATGCCATACGGATCCCTCTTTAACATACTCCACCAAGGCACCA CTCTGGTGGTCGACCAAAGCCAAGCAGTGAAGTTTGCACTGGACATTGCCAGCGGCATGGCTTTCCTCCACACCTTAGAGCCAATGGTTTCACGGCTTTATCTCAACAGTAAACACGTCATG ATCGATGAGGACATGACAGCCAGAATAAGCATGGCAGATGCCAAGCTCTCCTTCCAGTGTCCTGGTCGAATGTACTCTCCGGCATGGATGGCCCCTGAAG CCCTGCAGAAGAGGCCTGAAGACATCAACAGAAGATCTGCTGACATGTGGAGCTTCGCAGTGTTACTGTGGGAGCTGGTTACCAGAGAGGTCCCGTTTGCTGACCTCTCACACATGGAGATAGGCATGAAG GTGGCTCTCGAAGGCCTTCGGCCGACCATCCCACCGGGGATTTCACCTCATATCTGCAAGCTGATGAGGCTCTGCATGAACGAGGACCCAGCCAAGAGACCCAAGTTTGACATGATCGTCCCCATCCTGGAGAAGATGCAAGACAAGTGA
- the timm10b gene encoding mitochondrial import inner membrane translocase subunit Tim10 B, with protein MDPDQQQLRNLRDFLLVYNRMTEICFQRCTSNFNYRNLTMDEERCVDSCAGKLIRSNHRLMGTYVQLMPRMMQRRMDEMESKAAENAKAAEAAAAAAAAAANVGPPATEASPASEIPAISQISPLLTPPVTDAAPDALASFSKPAGFDVPVGLDAAVPKPTTATEVTLSAATALTPATEAMNPSVLNDAGSGPSFRAGFPPPPIAGAQIEFDSSAPAFTPSKPPSISADVPATAVAAPTLPKSIESLPVQERAQELPPPSSQQ; from the exons ATGGATCCTGACCAGCAACAACtgagaaac CTGCGGGATTTCCTCCTGGTTTACAACCGCATGACTGAAATCTGCTTCCAACGATGCACCAGCAACTTCAACTACAGAAACCTCACCATGGACGAG GAGCGCTGTGTGGACAGCTGTGCGGGGAAGCTGATCCGCTCCAACCACCGGCTGATGGGCACCTACGTGCAGCTGATGCCTCGGATGATGCAGCGCCGGATGGACGAGATGGAGAGCAAGGCCGCGGAAAACGCGAAGGCAGcggaggctgcagcagcagcagcagcagcagctgcaaacGTGGGGCCACCTGCCACAGAAGCCTCACCAGCATCTGAAATCCCCGCCATCTCACAGATCTCTCCGCTGTTGACTCCCCCAGTGACTGATGCGGCACCAGACGCCCTTGCCTCGTTCTCGAAACCAGCAGGATTTGATGTCCCAGTCGGGCTGGACGCTGCTGTGCCCAAACCCACGACAGCCACAGAAGTCACATTATCAGCTGCCACAGCACTCACACCTGCGACTGAAGCCATGAATCCATCAGTGCTTAATGATGCTGGCAGCGGACCATCTTTTAGAGCAGGCTTTCCTCCACCGCCAATAGCTGGGGCCCAAATTGAGTTTGACAGCTCAGCTCCTGCTTTCACGCCATCTAAGCCACCGTCCATATCGGCAGATGTGCCTGCGACAGCAGTAGCTGCACCCACTCTTCCTAAATCCATAGAGAGCCTGCCAGTGCAAGAGAGAGCTCAAGAGCTTCCACCTCCATCAAGTCAACAATAA
- the LOC115593642 gene encoding uncharacterized protein LOC115593642 isoform X3 produces the protein MKDCYIFVLALVLLSLALLFSLCLNVIFCIGRRAIWCRDTDECRDPHVYDGESLSQDIGHYIHNLNHHEQQENPHNHHEQLENPIYGNISTDRRGSVEVCYEMMTMQHARDRMKPLEADLNYASLDLKLAKNKQRKKKHYQQQGHAQRRGKLQNQLSLHLEAPANAFSEVEVDMDAQLPPRDTSIMVSHSSIYLNSQQIAQETEDMERERGIDMEGWEAGSGEWKAEQESEERKDYSSNGSVCTQLSELEGIQSVQGD, from the exons ATGAAAG ATTGCTACATTTTCGTGCTAGCGCTGGTGCTTCTATCCCTGGCCTTGTTGTTCTCTTTGTGTCTCAATGTCATCTTCTGCATCGGACGAAGAGCCATTTGGTGCAGAG acactgatgagtGCAGGGACCCACACGTTTATGATGGAGAAAG CCTGTCACAGGATATAGGGCATTATATTCATAACCTCAATCATCATGAGCAGCAGGAAAATCCCCACAATCATCatgagcagctggaaaatccgATATATGGCAACatcagcacagacagaagag GTTCTGTCGAGGTTTGCTACGAGATGATGACCATGCAACATGCGAGAGACCGTATGAAG CCTCTGGAGGCTGACCTGAACTACGCCTCGCTGGATCTGAAGCTGGCAAAAAAtaagcagaggaagaagaagcatTACCAGCAGCAAGGCCACGCTCAGAGGCGAGGCAAGCTGCAGAACCAGCTGTCGCTCCACCTCGAGGCCCCCGCGAACGCTTTCTCGGAGGTGGAAGTGGACATGGACGCCCAGCTTCCTCCGAGAGACACCAGCATTATggtttcacacagcagcatctaCCTGAACAGCCAGCAGATCGCCCAAGAGACGGAGGACATGGAAAGAGAAAGGGGTATAGACATGGAGGGCTGGGAAGCTGGAAGTGGAGAATGGAAAGCAGAGCAAGAGAGTGAGGAGCGAAAAGATTATAGTAGTAATGGGAGCGTATGTACACAGCTGTCAGAGTTGGAAGGTATACAGAGTGTCCAAGGAGATTAG
- the LOC115593642 gene encoding uncharacterized protein LOC115593642 isoform X2: MLLFTHCYIFVLALVLLSLALLFSLCLNVIFCIGRRAIWCRDTDECRDPHVYDGESLSQDIGHYIHNLNHHEQQENPHNHHEQLENPIYGNISTDRRGSVEVCYEMMTMQHARDRMKPLEADLNYASLDLKLAKNKQRKKKHYQQQGHAQRRGKLQNQLSLHLEAPANAFSEVEVDMDAQLPPRDTSIMVSHSSIYLNSQQIAQETEDMERERGIDMEGWEAGSGEWKAEQESEERKDYSSNGSVCTQLSELEGIQSVQGD; the protein is encoded by the exons ATGCTACTTTTTACAC ATTGCTACATTTTCGTGCTAGCGCTGGTGCTTCTATCCCTGGCCTTGTTGTTCTCTTTGTGTCTCAATGTCATCTTCTGCATCGGACGAAGAGCCATTTGGTGCAGAG acactgatgagtGCAGGGACCCACACGTTTATGATGGAGAAAG CCTGTCACAGGATATAGGGCATTATATTCATAACCTCAATCATCATGAGCAGCAGGAAAATCCCCACAATCATCatgagcagctggaaaatccgATATATGGCAACatcagcacagacagaagag GTTCTGTCGAGGTTTGCTACGAGATGATGACCATGCAACATGCGAGAGACCGTATGAAG CCTCTGGAGGCTGACCTGAACTACGCCTCGCTGGATCTGAAGCTGGCAAAAAAtaagcagaggaagaagaagcatTACCAGCAGCAAGGCCACGCTCAGAGGCGAGGCAAGCTGCAGAACCAGCTGTCGCTCCACCTCGAGGCCCCCGCGAACGCTTTCTCGGAGGTGGAAGTGGACATGGACGCCCAGCTTCCTCCGAGAGACACCAGCATTATggtttcacacagcagcatctaCCTGAACAGCCAGCAGATCGCCCAAGAGACGGAGGACATGGAAAGAGAAAGGGGTATAGACATGGAGGGCTGGGAAGCTGGAAGTGGAGAATGGAAAGCAGAGCAAGAGAGTGAGGAGCGAAAAGATTATAGTAGTAATGGGAGCGTATGTACACAGCTGTCAGAGTTGGAAGGTATACAGAGTGTCCAAGGAGATTAG
- the LOC115593642 gene encoding uncharacterized protein LOC115593642 isoform X1: protein MVSLFFCLTDCYIFVLALVLLSLALLFSLCLNVIFCIGRRAIWCRDTDECRDPHVYDGESLSQDIGHYIHNLNHHEQQENPHNHHEQLENPIYGNISTDRRGSVEVCYEMMTMQHARDRMKPLEADLNYASLDLKLAKNKQRKKKHYQQQGHAQRRGKLQNQLSLHLEAPANAFSEVEVDMDAQLPPRDTSIMVSHSSIYLNSQQIAQETEDMERERGIDMEGWEAGSGEWKAEQESEERKDYSSNGSVCTQLSELEGIQSVQGD, encoded by the exons atggtcagtttgtttttttgtctgacagATTGCTACATTTTCGTGCTAGCGCTGGTGCTTCTATCCCTGGCCTTGTTGTTCTCTTTGTGTCTCAATGTCATCTTCTGCATCGGACGAAGAGCCATTTGGTGCAGAG acactgatgagtGCAGGGACCCACACGTTTATGATGGAGAAAG CCTGTCACAGGATATAGGGCATTATATTCATAACCTCAATCATCATGAGCAGCAGGAAAATCCCCACAATCATCatgagcagctggaaaatccgATATATGGCAACatcagcacagacagaagag GTTCTGTCGAGGTTTGCTACGAGATGATGACCATGCAACATGCGAGAGACCGTATGAAG CCTCTGGAGGCTGACCTGAACTACGCCTCGCTGGATCTGAAGCTGGCAAAAAAtaagcagaggaagaagaagcatTACCAGCAGCAAGGCCACGCTCAGAGGCGAGGCAAGCTGCAGAACCAGCTGTCGCTCCACCTCGAGGCCCCCGCGAACGCTTTCTCGGAGGTGGAAGTGGACATGGACGCCCAGCTTCCTCCGAGAGACACCAGCATTATggtttcacacagcagcatctaCCTGAACAGCCAGCAGATCGCCCAAGAGACGGAGGACATGGAAAGAGAAAGGGGTATAGACATGGAGGGCTGGGAAGCTGGAAGTGGAGAATGGAAAGCAGAGCAAGAGAGTGAGGAGCGAAAAGATTATAGTAGTAATGGGAGCGTATGTACACAGCTGTCAGAGTTGGAAGGTATACAGAGTGTCCAAGGAGATTAG